The Triticum aestivum cultivar Chinese Spring chromosome 7B, IWGSC CS RefSeq v2.1, whole genome shotgun sequence genome window below encodes:
- the LOC123161011 gene encoding heavy metal-associated isoprenylated plant protein 28, translating into MESTELKVEMVALHEKRVRKCLSKVKGVERVEVEGSIQKVVVTGYANRNKILKALRRVGLRVELWSPRNELLSAYAAGSFAFNNYGFF; encoded by the exons ATGGAG AGCACCGAGCTGAAAGTGGAGATGGTGGCGCTGCATGAGAAGAGGGTACGGAAATGCCTGTCCAAAGTGAAAG GGGTGGAGAGGGTGGAGGTGGAGGGGAGCATCCAGAAAGTGGTGGTGACCGGGTATGCGAACCGGAACAAGATCCTCAAGGCGCTCAGGAGGGTGGGGCTCAGGGTGGAGCTCTGGTCGCCGCGGAACGAGCTGCTCAGCGCTTACGCCGCCGGGAGCTTCGCCTTCAACAACTACGGCTTCTTCTGA
- the LOC123159236 gene encoding uncharacterized protein — protein MASSAGAPGAGAGGGGRSRDIRLTVQEAAKKLSLWHTATFRPITTHDDLEPILAAAGFVALPLPPPPEPPQDQQQVRWREYTFLGCGGGGGGGNAVVGWLGPRPRLPYPRADALHIRTYQAFLGAVEVYLGAARVPNLFHVRCMPVTTKQDRVFDKVFRAMRNDQDGIIVYRDGTLDEATFAAVCSEHTPVEDVGYHVIPGSVCSEFGYLRHSKIHGGNFDEETCKGCPGHKDVVRLKDLSPRSCRNMWV, from the exons ATGGCGTCGTCGGCGGGTGCTCCAGGCGCGGGGGCCGGCGGGGGCGGCAGGAGCAGGGACATAAGGCTGACGGTGCAGGAGGCGGCCAAGAAGCTGTCCCTGTGGCACACGGCCACGTTCCGCCCCATAACGACCCACGACGACCTGGAGCCCATCCTCGCCGCTGCCGGCTTCGTGGCGCTGCCGCTGCCGCCCCCGCCGGAGCCACCCCAGGATCAGCAGCAGGTTCGCTGGAGGGAGTACACCTTcctgggctgcggcggcggcggcggcggcggtaatGCGGTGGTGGGTTGGCTGggcccgcggccgcggctgccgtaCCCGCGCGCGGACGCGCTGCACATCCGCACGTACCAGGCCTTCCTCGGGGCCGTCGAGGTCTACCTCGGCGCCGCCCGTGTGCCCAACCTCTTCCACGTCAG ATGCATGCCGGTGACGACGAAGCAGGACAGGGTGTTCGACAAGGTCTTTCGGGCTATGAGGAACGACCAGGATGGTATCATCGTCTACCGGGATGGCACCCTTGACGAAGCCACCTTCGCCGCCGTCTGTAGTGAGCACACCCCCGTCGAGGATGTCGGGTACCACGTCATTCCTGGCAGTGTTTGCAGCGAGTTCGGCTACCTTCGGCATAGCAAGATCCATGGTGGCAACTTCGACGAGGAGACCTGCAAGGGCTGCCCAGGCCACAAGGATGTCGTCCGGCTCAAGGACCTCTCCCCCAGATCCTGCAGAAACATGTGGGTCTAG